A single Theropithecus gelada isolate Dixy chromosome 7b, Tgel_1.0, whole genome shotgun sequence DNA region contains:
- the C7BH14orf119 gene encoding uncharacterized protein C14orf119 homolog isoform X3, with amino-acid sequence MPLESSSSMPLSFPSLLPSVPHNTNPSPPPMSYITSQEMKCILHWFANWSGPQRERFLEDLVAKAVPEKLQPLLDSLEQLSVSGADRPPSIFECQLHLWDQWFRGWAEQERNEFVRQLEFSEPDFVAKFYQAVAATAGKD; translated from the coding sequence ATGCCACTGGAGTCATCCTCTTCAATGCCGCTATCCTTCCCATCTCTCTTACCCTCAGTACCACACAATACTAACCCTTCCCCTCCTCCGATGTCTTACATCACCTCCCAGGAGATGAAGTGTATTCTTCACTGGTTTGCCAATTGGTCAGGTCCCCAGCGTGAACGTTTCCTAGAGGACCTGGTAGCTAAGGCAGTGCCAGAAAAATTACAGCCATTGCTGGATAGTCTGGAGCAGCTTAGTGTGTCTGGGGCAGACCGACCACCTTCTATCTTTGAGTGTCAGCTACATCTTTGGGATCAGTGGTTTCGAGGCTGGGCTGAGCAGGAGCGCAATGAATTTGTCAGACAGCTGGAGTTCAGTGAGCCAGACTTCGTGGCAAAGTTTTACCAAGCAGTGGCTGCTACAGCTGGTAAGGACTGA